The nucleotide window GGCTATGTTCAGGTGCAATTCGCCCTGTCCTTCAAGGATAAGCTGACGCAACTCTTTTTTATATCCGGAAATGATGGTCTGATCCATCTTGTGCAACTCATTCAGCGCCATACCCAGCTTCTCGTCGTCAGCCTGGTTGACAGCTTTGACCGCTACCCTGAACTTGGAGTCGGGATACTCGATAGGCGGGATCCTTTCATCCGAGAATTTCGGCACGTTAAGCGTATGGTTTGTCAGCGTGTTTTTCAGCTTGATGGTAGCACCGATATCACCGGCAACCATCTTGTCGACCTTCTCACGGTTCTTACCGGCGAAGGCATAAACCTGGGAAATCCTTTCCTTGGTTGAGTTGGTGCCGTTGATCATGTCCTCGGCTTCCTTGATCTCGCCGCCATAGATCTTGAAGAAGCTCACTTCGCCAAGGTGCGGTTCAATGGAGGTTTTAAAGACGAAAGCGATGGCCGGATCGGTCGGCTTGCAGGACATTTCCCTTCCTGAGAGGGTTTTAATGGCCGGCATTTCGTTCGGGGCGGAAACGTTGTTGATGATGAATTCCATTAGTCGTCCCACGCCCATATTCTGCTTGGCGTTTATACAAAGCACCGGGAAGATGCCGCGGTTACGCAAGCCAAGGCGCAACCCTTTAAACATTTCCTCTTCAGTCAGCGTACCGTTCTCGAAAAAAGCTTCCATCAGTGTTTCATCGTTAGCGGCCAGGTCTTCGATCAGTTTGGCCTGCAGTTCTTCGGCCTTGCCCTTTTCATTGGCAGGAATATCGAGGATTTCTGCTTTTCCGGTTCCTTCAGGGTACTTGTACATTTTCATCTTCAGCAGGTCGATGATGGAATTAAAGCCATGTCCTGTATTCAGAGGATATTGGCACACAGCTATTCCACCGCTGAACGATTGCTTAAGCTGGTTTACGGTATCGTCGAAATTGGAGTTGTCATGCTCGAGATGATTGATGGCAAAGATCACCGATTTGTGCAATTTCGCACACAGGCGCCAGGTCGTTTCTGTCCCGGGTTCCACCCCGTTCTGGGCATTGACCACAGATATGGCCGCATCAACAACTTTCAATGCTGAGATTACTTCACCGACGAAATCATCGAAACCCGGGGTATCGATAATGTTGATCTTGTAGTTGTTGTAAAGTGAGTATAGGACAGAAGAATAAACTGAGTTCTGACGCTCAATTTCGATATCGCGATAGTCAGATACCGTGTTTTTGTCTTCGATGGATCCCCTGCGGTTGATCACGCCACCTTCGAAGAGCATATCTTCGGCCAGGGTGGTTTTCCCGGTTTTAGCACCGCCGATCAAAGCGATGTTCCTGATCTCGTTGGTTTGAAATACCTTCATTTTCTAATATATTCTGAATGATTACAAGTTAGTTTCCGAATGAGGGTCGCAAAAGTATAAAAAAGCGGGGAATATTCAAAGGGAGGGATGAAAAAAGTAAATTGGCAACTGTCCAACTAAAAATCGCTCAAAGCTACTTTATTCACCATTTGCTTCACAGCCAGCCATTGTGTGTCATTCAGCTTCGGTCCGATCACTTCTATAACCTTCCCGGCGAGGATGGCGCCGATGCGGCCGCATTTGTCGAGGGGAAAACCTTGTGCCATGCCGTAAAGAAACCCGGACGCGTACAGGTCGCCTGCGCCGGTGGTGTCGATGCTGTTGACATCGATAATGCCGATGCTGACCTGGTCTTTACCGCTCCGGATCAATGAGCCTTCTTTCCCGATTTTGATAACGGCGATCTCGCACAACTCCGCCAGTTTCTCCACTGCCGCAAGCGGTTCCTGGCCCGTGAGGCTGCGGGCTTCGTCTTCGTTGGCAAAGACGATGTCGACATATTTCCTAAGCATTTTTTCGAGGAAATCCCGATTCTGGTCAACTACATTATAGCTGGCCATGTCCAGCGATATCTTCATGCCATTTTCACGGGCAAGTTTCAGGGCAGCTTCAAGGAGGGCATGGTTTTGGACGATATAACCTTCAATGTGGAAGAAATCATATTGGGTAAAGAACTCCTGAGACAGATCATGATGATTCAGTTCGACGGCAGCGCCGAGGTAGGTGGCGAAGGTCCGCTCCGTATCCGGGCTGATCAGGGCTATGGCACGTCCGGTTTCCATATGGCTCTGGCTTAAGTGCGCATTGATGCCGGCGCTCACCATATCATCATGGAATACTTTTCCCATCTCGTCTGTCCCTATCTTCCCGATGAAGCCGGTTTCCATACGCATATTAGCCAGTCCGTGTATGGTATTCGCGGCTGAGCCGCCGGAGCGGACCGTTTTTTGAAGGTGAATCGTTTCATCGTAAATTTTACGGGATCTGACGGCATCCACCAGAATCATGCTCCCTTTGGGAAGCCCGAATTGGAGGAGATAATCGTCATGGTCCAGCCGGGTCATGATATCTACCAGCGCGTTTCCCATTCCTAATAATTTCGCCATCAGCTTTCCTTATGAATAGATCAGGGGGCAAAGTTACAATTTCCGGGCAAATGGATCAGAATTGTATTCTCCAGGTGGCCATCGGATAGAATCCCATTGAAAAAACCTGCACAATTTCCCCAGTAACCACATCAATACGGTATTGGTCGATGTTGGTATAGTTGCTCCGGTATTGCAGGTCGAACAGGAGCATGATGTTGGCATGTTTGACATTCCTGCGGTAGCCAATCCTCAGGCTGCCCCGGATGAAGTCGTCGAAGCGGACACTGTAAGCATTCTCCCAGTCGTAAACCACCTGTCCTTCAGCAACTGTCTTTTCCGGATCAAAGGGAAGATAGGGTCTTCCCCCGGTCCAGGTAGCCCGGAGTCCAAGAATGAAGAATTGGTTCTTCAGTCTTCCAAAGGGCAGTTCGTAACCTCCAACCGCGTTGAAAACATACCGGTTATCAAACGCTGTGGTGCGCTCCACATCGTCATAGCCCCGGTAGTAGGACCTGTACAGTGATGCTGTAAAGAGAAAATAATAGTTCCTGTGCAGGAAACGCTCCAGGGTCAGGTCGAGGCCATAGTTAGAACCACTGCCCCGGCTGACCAGGCTGTCGTATCGCAGGATATAGTATTCAATACCCTCATTCAGCACGGAATACTGTGGAATGCTTTCTTTGACCGGGATCTGGTAAAGATACTGGTAATAGGCCTCTGCCTTAAAACGCATGTATTCCATGATCAAATAGTCATATCCTAATACCGCATGCATACTTCGCATGAAGTCCAGGTCCAGGTTGGTCATGACATACTGCCCTTCGGATACAGGCGACTGGGTGAAGTACATCATGGCCGGGACCATCTGGCTGTGCAGGCCGAAGCCGCCACTGAGCGAACTCACCGGTGTGAGATCCCATTTCAGGCTTAGCCTGGGCTCCAGTGCGAACGAGTTGTTCAGGGTAAAGTATTGGAAATGTCCGCCAAGCGAGGAGGTCACTTTCGGACCGAAACGGTGCTGGAATCCGGCATAGGCCCTGAAAAGTCCCGTGTTCTGATCAGCGTCTGTGTCATAGATATAGTTGCGATGCACATACTGGCTGTCGATAAAACTGACCATATACAAATCATAACTGATCCCGGCATCCAGGCTGCTCCTCGAACTGAATTTCTTCCTCATGTGGAAAGAGGCGGATGCTTTGTTCTCCCGTGACCTTTCCCCCGCCCAGTGGAACGGTTTTACGGAAGTAAGATCAAATGTATCGATGGTAGTTTCGATACCGGAGGTCATGAAAGATAAAAAACTCTGGAAACGGGTGTTTTCGTTGACGAAATAAATATGAGAAAGTCCGAGGGAGGCAAGACGGGAACTGGACAGGAGATCTTCGCCGTGGCCGGTGAAAAGCCATTTTTTCGGGTCTTTATTGGAATCTTTCAGGCTTATGCTGCTGAACCCTCCCAATCCGGTCACAGTGAAAATCCCGGCCTTTTTTGTCGGAAAGTGAAGCTTGAACGACAGGTCCTGGTAGTTGGCGCTTTCTTTCAATTTCACGCCGATGGCTTCTAATAATCCGGTGAAGGAGTATCTGTAGGAGGCAAGATAGGAGGAATTGTTTCCTTTTCTGAACGGCCCTTCCAGTCCGAATTCCAGGCCGTTGAAGCTCAACTCCCCCCAGTACTCCCGGCTGATTGAATTCCCGTTGCGCAGGTGAATGTCGAAGATGCCGCTGAGGGCGTTACCGTATTCAGCAGGAAAAGCTCCGGTAAGAAAGTCGGAATTGGCAAGCAGGTTTGTATTCAGGATGGTGACCGGGCCCCCCGTAGTACCCGTGGCCCCGAAGTGGTTCGGGTTGAGTATCTCCATGCCGTCGATCCGGTACTTCAGGCTGTAAGGTGAGTTGCCGCGGATGATGATGTCGTTGCGGTTATCGCGGGTGCTCACCACCCCGGCGTAATTCGCCGCCATGCGCGCCGGATCCCCGTAGCTTCCGGCATACCGGCTGGTTTCATCGATGGTGAAGGAACGTGCGCTGATGAGTGCCATCGGGTTTACCGGCTGGTCTTTCCGCTGTTGCGCAATGATCTCCACCTCCCGGCCCTGGATGGGGATTTCCTCCATTTCAATCTTCAGCACCAGCTCCTTTCCAGCCGTAACCATCTGGTTATCAAGGATGATGGTCCTGTATCCGATATAACTGATTTGTATGCGGTGCCTGCCGGTTGGAACATTGGTGATGATGAAGCTTCCTTCCTGGTCGGTGGAGGAGCCCATTACCGGATCAGTTGTGAGCACAGTGACATTGGCCCCGGGCAGCGACGACTGCGACGTCTTATCCACCACGGTCCCATGGATAGACTGCATCGGCATCTCCTGGGCAAAGAGTTGTCCCTGGATGAATATCAGGAGGATTGAAATACTAAATTTGGTAAGTGACCTGTTGGATATCATATTTCCAAATTACTTCATTTCCAAATTAAACTCCTCCAACTTCTCCCACGCTAAACTGACAAATTTTTCCCCGTCCCAATTCATCCTTGCGCGATAAAAGGTCTCGGCGAAAAATGCATACCGGGAACTCCGTTCGGGGTTTCGCACTATAAAAGTGGCTGTCTCCGGGGCGATGTTGTATTTTTTGACGATTTCTCCGGCCAGGATTTCGATCATATCCGTCACAGAGCTGCCTGGGTTGGATTCATAAAGTTCGGTAAGGATTATCAGTGCAGCAGGATCATTTCTCCTGATCATGATCCCGCAGTGAGATGGCATCTCCCATTTCCCGGCGAAATGAAAGATATCCGCGACGTATTTCTGCTGATTATCCATGATCCATCATCGCTCGATGAATTTTCCAAAACTCATTTTCGCCAGGTCCCTCCGTGGCATACGGTAAGTGCCTTGCCGCCGCTCCTTTTCGATCACCCGCATGATCAGTTTGAACATCTTCTGCTCCTGGGTTTCGTGCTGGTAGAACTTCTCCCAGGCATAGAAGTAAAGCTCCTGCAACCGGTCCGGCGACATATGCAGTGGCTGGAACACTACCTTGCCGGCGTTGTAATTGTTCCAGTCACGATCGATAATGCGGCCATCGCGTTCCATGTCGTCCCATACCTTCGTATGCCGGAAGGGTGTCAATACGGTGAATTCAGCGAGGTCCAGGTCAACTTCAAGCAGGAAATCGATCAACCGCAGGATGTCGTCTTCCGTCTGATTGTCCATCCCTAAAAGGACGGTGGCCTCTACCGCAATGCCAAAATCGTGGTAACGCCGGATCCTGTTGCGGATGTAATCCGAATCGTCGATCACGGCCTGGTAAACATACCAGGCTCCTGCCTGCGCGGCAAGCTCAAGAATTTCCGGATCATCATCAATCGTATGGCTGCACCAGTTCTTTTTGAAAGGGATCATCATCCGGAATAGCTCTTTCTCCCATTCCTTATCCTGTGCCAGGGAATTGTCGACCAGGAAAAGCCGGTTGTTCTCTATTGCGTCCAGTTCCTCGGCGACTTTATCGAATGGGCGTGGCCTGAATTGGCGCCCGCCCAAAAATGAAGCGGCACATGGATAACAACTGAAACGGCATCCACGGGATGCCTGGAACAGGTCCACCATCCGGATACCCTTATGATAGTAAAGATCATCGTTCAGAATGCTGCGCCTTGCCGGGCCGATCAGAGAAACATCCGGAGGATGAGGGAGGTAGTTATAAAGTTTTTTGAGCTGTTCTTCCCGGAAATCGTCCAAAACCGCCTCCATCCTTCCTTCTGCCTCACCGAGAAAAACGCTGTCAGCATGCTCTATGGTCTCTTCAGCATGCAGCATGGTGGCCACCCCGCCGAAAATGACCTTCACCCCGCGGCTGCGGTACTCATCTGCAATTTCCCAGCCTCTGCGTATCTGTGCGGTGATCATGACCGAAATGCCCACCAGGTCTGCCGGATCATCATAGCTGAACGATTGCAGGTTTTCGTCGATGAAATCAATGGTCACTTCATCCGGTAGTGTTGCAGCAAAGGCAGCAGGGCCGAGGGGAGGCAGGATAAAGGGTGTCTGGCTCTCAAGTTTGGTCCATTTGGGATATATCAGTCGGAAGATCATCGTTAAGGTTTGTAATGGTAGTGTTCAAATTGCTTTTTCATCATATGATATACCTGCGCTTTTTGGGCATCATCAAAATTATAGGAATTTTTTTTGAAATCCCTTGTCTTTTCTATAAAAGATCGGATACGGCCCTCCAAATTGCCGGTGAACTCCAGTCCAAGGGCCTTGTATATCCCTTTTACCTCTGCCACAGGATCCGTTTCCAGAGCCTCATAACTTATTTCACAATATCTTGCGTCCGGAAGTGCGGCCAGGTCTCGTTCAATCACCGAATAAAACTTTATCAGCCCTTCGGTGATCTCCTTCAGTTCAGGAAAGTACGGCTTGCCTTTCAACTGGTTATCCCTGGCCATAACTTTCCAGAGATGCAGCGAAGAGGCCACCACTTTGTACGGATGGCGGTGAAGATGGATGAACCTTGCCCTGGGAAAGGTCTCGCAGAGAAAGGGAATACGCAGGGAATGTGCCGGGTTTTTCAGCAGCACGATTCTTCCGGAATCCCGGCGGATTTTGGTGTAAAAAGCCGTTAATTGCCCCTTCCACATCTCCTTCTTTTCTTCTTCAGGGTTAAAATCCTTAAAATCATTGATGAAATACCCGGGTTCCCCGGGAAAAATAATTTTCAGCAACGGTGAGTCAAGGGTAAGCTTCACTAAAGCAAATTCATCCTCCTGGGCATCATCAAAGCCCAGCCTCACATTGTCCATCGGCCGTTTGCCGATCAGCGCCCCCATGATGGGCCGGAAATATCGTTCCGACACCAGGAAACTCTCAGGGAAGACGGCCTGGAAGAAAGTAGGGGTGACGAACTGTTTATCCAGGGCGAGAATCTGGTGCAGGAACGTGGAGCCGGTGCGCCAATGACCGATGATGATCACCGGATCATCCGGCACCGTGCAGGATTTTAGCTTTTCACCATAAACCTTTTTTTCGCGCATGGCGTGGAACGAAGCCCAGAAAGCATTCTGAAGGATAAAAAGCAATCTTCCGATGTTCCGGGGTGAAGGGGTGAAACCGTGCTTCCGCAATAATGTCATGAGTGGTCCCATGCGGATGCCGGTGAGGATGTAGGAATGCATGCAGCCGTATGGTCAGAGCCCTTTTTCTTTGATCAGGAATTCGGCGATGCTGTCAATGGATTCAAGGACATTGCGTGCAACATTCTGGTCGGCGATACGCACCTGGTACTTCTCCTGGATAGCCATCACGAGTTCAATTCCGTCGATGGAATCCAGGTTCAGGATATTTTCTGCTGAGAACAGCGGCACGGAGTCCGGCACTTGTTCCGCACGAATATTTTTGATATTCAGTGTCTGGATGATGAGTTCCTTGATCTCCGTTTTCAACAATGTGGTCTCTACAGCCGTCATTTATCAGAGTGTTTATTTAACCAATCTATAAAGCTCATTAAAGAATTTCTGTTCTTCGTCGGCCTGGGCGTAAATCATCATACTGAGTTCTTTGATCCGTTCCGGGCCAAGGTCCCGGCTCTTTCCGATTTTGGCTGCAAAGTAAGAAATATTCCGCCACTTGTCACCAATTTCCATCATTTCTTTCGACATAGTTTTCAAACGGTCATCTTTTGTAATGGCAGCGGCCTGCTGAAGAAAAGTGGCATACATGTAACGAAAGCCGCCTCCGCCTGTCCCCTGGTCTTCCATGAAAATATTGATCTTCATCACCCGGTCTGAAAGATCCTCAATATCCCTGGCAATGGCAGGCCATTCATTCAACTTTCTGGCAAACATCCGTATTCCTTTTACGCCGAGAAAAGGTACAGGTAGCCGGGTCATGTTGAATGCCGCTCTTTTAATACCTGTTATGATAGGCTTTTCAAGATCAATGTTATCAGGGATATGGTCTGTGTAAAACATGTACCCTTTGGGAGCCATCATACCACCGGCAAAACGGGCCGTCAGCATCTTTTGCTTGTCGAGCACGGATTTCTGCTTGTAATAGCTGTCACTCACAAGGTATTTGCTCCCATTCACCCCGAATACGATGACATAATGCGCATTGATATGTACCCGCTGCCAATCTGCCATATAATCCATATAAAAGAAATCAACCTGCACGGCGGTGGGATGCCCCTGCCGGATGGCTTCGTCCAGGGCGGCCTCTCCCTCTTCCGGAGAGCGGAAGTGCTGCTCATGGAACTTCACACCCAGCCGTTTTGAGATCTTTTTACGGATATTCCCGGGCTTGCTGCGCAGGATGAACATCGGAAAGGGTAGATCAGATGATTTGAGGTAGCCAAAAAATATCCCGCCCGATATCCCGAAAACCAATGGCTCCGTAATTGACATCCCCGCATGGTTCAGTAATGCTGTCACAGTACCTGTTTCACAATGCGCCGCCATCTTGTGCTCGAATGGAATTTCTGTCGCGTTCATTTAGTGAATATTAATTTCTTTTATTTGCTCAACTGTAATCCCAAAGACTATTGCATATTTCTGAAGGGTAACATCATCCAGCTTTGCAAAAACATCGGGCCTGAAATGCTTGCGGAGCTTCCGCTTGCTGATCCCCACCCTCCTGGCCAGGTCGCCAGGGCCCATATCCTGCATCAACATGTAATAAAATACCGGGCTGATATTTCCCTCCTTCAGTTCTTCGTGTAATGCCTTGTCAAGGTTTTCTTTCTTCAGATAAAAATCGCTCAGAAAATGCTTCACCACATAAGAGCCGCTTTTGATCGCATCATACGACTCATCCTCCTTCTCTGCGAACAGGATCATCTCGTAATTTTTACTATCGATATAAAGGTCTTTTTCTTTCATCCCGGTTGTTTGTGCATCGTTCTATCAGGTTGATTCATCTTAATAGGTCCTGGTTAAGAATCAGCTTTTCTTCATCGCAAAAGTAAGGAGTTTCTTTACAAATTCAAGTGGTTGGAAATTGGATATTATTTTTTTACGGCTTCCAGGACCGAGAAAGGTGCAATGGTGCGGATGATCTTTGCCAGTCGAAATCCTGACCGGCTACAGAGGTCTGCAAATTCCTCTTTTGTTCTTTCTTTGCCTCCCTCAGTTCCGGTCATCATCAGCAAATCGACCAGCTTGCCGAAGGAAGGTTTATTATCAGGTTCTGTAATCGTTTCCAGGATGATCAGCTTTCCGTTCGGAGCCATCACAGAATGGACCTTTCTGAGCAATTTCAGGCAATCCTCATCACTAAATGCATGAAGAATATTTTTCATGAAATAGGCATCGGCGCTTGCCGGAATATCATTGAAAAAATTTCCGCAAACAATCCGGAATCTTTCCTGCAAGACCGGTTCCCTGATCATTTCTTTTACCTGACCGGCCACATGATGCTGGTCAAACAGGATCCCCTGCATATCACTGTATTTTTCAAGAATGCGATCCAGCAGGATTCCGTGCCCGCCTCCCACATCGACAAGTGTCTTAATGCCCTTGAAATCATAAGCCGAGAGAAGCGCCAGGGCAACCAGGCTTGAGGAATTGTCCATCGCCTTGTTATAAATTTCATTCTTTGCAGGGTTCCCTTCCAGGTATTGAAAAATCCCTTTCCCGAGCATTTTGCGTGTATTACCTTCACCGGTCCGGATACACTCCGTGAAGTGCGTGAACAAAGTCATGTTGGTTTCGCCGAATTGATGCAGGATCATATATTTCATCGAGTTGTCACCTTCTTTCAGAGCATACGAAAGGTGCGTATTCACAAACATTTTGCCCGGCAATTCCATAAAAATCCCTTCCCCCGCCAGGGTTCTCATCAGGCGGTAAAGGTATGCATCATTCGTACTGCTCAGGGCGGCCAGTTCAGTGATGCTTTTCGGGCCGGAAGCCAGGTGATCGGCCAGGTTCAGTTCACAGGCAGCGACAATGGCCCTTGAAACCCAGAAACCCTGTGCTTTCTCATAAACAGCCATCGGAGGTGGAATCAGGCGGTCTGAAATCTTCATCAGTATCCTTCTGATGCGCAGACCCATGAAGTATAGGAACTGGTGAGGAAATTCCGGAAGATCTGTTCTCTTTTTCATATTGCTTCTTTCGTTCAACTTGGAAATGAAAGCAGGATAAAACTGTGATGGATCCCTTTGAAATGGTTATAGATCAGGATATTCCTGATGTCATGCCGGTTTTCAATGGTTTTTATCCTTAGGATGTCCGGAACAGCTTGTTGTTTAAGCGCTTTCACAGCAGCCCATGTGGCAAAGGCCGTGGAAGTAAGGTATTCCCCGCAAAGATGCTTCCAGGCAGCCTGGTTAAAACCTGAAGGGAACACCCTGGAAAGAACATCCCGGTAAACCGTGTCGCCATCCAGGTCCCCGTTAAGACCGGTAAATACCCAATCGATCATTCCGGGCTCCAGGCCGTTCCTTTCCAGGCACAACAGGGCATTTGCAGCAATCATTTCAGTGTTTTCCGTTGAAAAGAGGGTCATCACATCTTTCAACACTGCGTATGTTTTGTCCGATGCATAGTCCTGGAGAAAGAAGAAGGTGAAACCTTCCCCGGCAATGGTGCCTTCCGCTTCGGTATCAAACAGCCGCAGGTTGTTCACTGCTTGCCGCCGCCAGCGGTGAAGGCGGTCGGTGAGGATAAACTGGTTGGCAGTGATCTCGTCAAAACCACCGGTGAGGACGTTCCGGCTGTCGCCGCTTTTCAGGCCCAGGATGCCGTCCAGCAGGGCATGCTCAAAGGCAAAACTGCCATGGGCATAAGCCATGTTATAAGCACAGTTGTTCAGCAGCATGGCGATCTGGGCACCGACCACGTTGTGGGTCGACTGTATGAAAGGGGTTGGCGGAAGCAGGCTTTCCTTGTTCCTGTATAAGGAAAGCAGGAATTTCTCCGAATCCAGCACGCTGCCCCAGCCCGAACCGGTGATGATGGCATCGGGCCGCTGGTTTCCGGCATCGTCCAGGCAGATCTTTGCCGCTATCCATCCCAGCCGGATCAGCCGGCTCATCCGCCGCAGGTATTTCTCATCCAGCCCGGGGTCAACCTCCGGTTCGAGGCATTGCAGCATCCTGCCATCATAATCCTTCACCTCGTCAAGAAATGAGGCGCAGTCCCAGGTCTTTTGGGGGGATACATTGCCTATGCCGTTGATATAGATCTTCATCTCAGATGCTTGAAAACACGAGTGAGGTGTTGTTGCCCCCGAAGCCGAAGGAGTTCGACAGCACGTGGCGAATCCCGGAGCCCTGGATGGCATGCCGGGCAGGAAAAAAGCCAAATTCCTTCATCGGGGTGTTAAAATTCAGGTTTGGCCAGACGGTGTCGTGCCGGATGCTCAGGATGGAAAATACCGCCTCCACCGCACCCGATGCGCCCAGGAGATGTCCGGTGAAAGGCTTGGTGGAGCTGAAAGGGGGGATTTTTTCTCCAAACAGGGTCAGCATCCCCATTCCTTCTGAAAGATCGTTGTTGATGGTGGCCGTGCCGTGCATATTGATATAGCTGATGTCTCCCGGTTCCAGGCCGCCGCGTTCCAGGGCAAGCTTCATCGCCAGGTGCGGCCCGGTACCTTCCGGGGAAAGAGCTGTCTGATGATGGGCATCCGTGGAATTCCCGTAACCGCTCAGCTCACAGAGCGGTAATCGCGGGCCGGTCCTGTCTTCCGCTTCCAGGACAAGATACGCTGCCCCTTCTCCGAGGTTCAGCCCGTTGCGTAGTTCGTCGAAAGGTTTGCAGGGCTCCCTGTCGTAGATCATAAGGGTATTGAAGCCATTGATGGTAAAGATAGAGAGCGCATCTGCCCCCCCGGCAATCACCCGGTCGAGCATCCCTGCCCGGATAAGCCGGGCCCCGGTCATGATCACGTTGGCGGATGATGAGCAGGCCGTGTTGATAGTGGAGACAAAATCTTTGATCCCGAGGTGCCGGGCGATCCTTTCGGTGCTTTCACTGCTTTCGTTGGCCTCGATCCAGGCATTGCGGCTGTCGTTTTCAAG belongs to Bacteroidales bacterium and includes:
- a CDS encoding elongation factor G, giving the protein MKVFQTNEIRNIALIGGAKTGKTTLAEDMLFEGGVINRRGSIEDKNTVSDYRDIEIERQNSVYSSVLYSLYNNYKINIIDTPGFDDFVGEVISALKVVDAAISVVNAQNGVEPGTETTWRLCAKLHKSVIFAINHLEHDNSNFDDTVNQLKQSFSGGIAVCQYPLNTGHGFNSIIDLLKMKMYKYPEGTGKAEILDIPANEKGKAEELQAKLIEDLAANDETLMEAFFENGTLTEEEMFKGLRLGLRNRGIFPVLCINAKQNMGVGRLMEFIINNVSAPNEMPAIKTLSGREMSCKPTDPAIAFVFKTSIEPHLGEVSFFKIYGGEIKEAEDMINGTNSTKERISQVYAFAGKNREKVDKMVAGDIGATIKLKNTLTNHTLNVPKFSDERIPPIEYPDSKFRVAVKAVNQADDEKLGMALNELHKMDQTIISGYKKELRQLILEGQGELHLNIAKWHLENNIKIQVSYLPPRIPYRETITRVAQATYQHKKQSGGAGQFGEVHLVIEPHEEGKPDATGFKLKQTMRQSSVTPLTISKGESEFSVSVRGKDEIQMEWGGKLIFYNCIVGGSIDSRFLPAIQKGIMERMEQGPLTGSYARDIRVYVYDGKMHPVDSNEISFRLAGRTAFSMAFKEASPKILEPIYDVEVFVPADKMGGVMTDLQGRRAIIMGMEGSIIRARVPLAELNRYSTALSSLTSGRASYTMKFAEYGPVPGEIQDKLLKDYEEKEKEED
- a CDS encoding adenosine kinase, with translation MAKLLGMGNALVDIMTRLDHDDYLLQFGLPKGSMILVDAVRSRKIYDETIHLQKTVRSGGSAANTIHGLANMRMETGFIGKIGTDEMGKVFHDDMVSAGINAHLSQSHMETGRAIALISPDTERTFATYLGAAVELNHHDLSQEFFTQYDFFHIEGYIVQNHALLEAALKLARENGMKISLDMASYNVVDQNRDFLEKMLRKYVDIVFANEDEARSLTGQEPLAAVEKLAELCEIAVIKIGKEGSLIRSGKDQVSIGIIDVNSIDTTGAGDLYASGFLYGMAQGFPLDKCGRIGAILAGKVIEVIGPKLNDTQWLAVKQMVNKVALSDF
- a CDS encoding TonB-dependent receptor — protein: MISNRSLTKFSISILLIFIQGQLFAQEMPMQSIHGTVVDKTSQSSLPGANVTVLTTDPVMGSSTDQEGSFIITNVPTGRHRIQISYIGYRTIILDNQMVTAGKELVLKIEMEEIPIQGREVEIIAQQRKDQPVNPMALISARSFTIDETSRYAGSYGDPARMAANYAGVVSTRDNRNDIIIRGNSPYSLKYRIDGMEILNPNHFGATGTTGGPVTILNTNLLANSDFLTGAFPAEYGNALSGIFDIHLRNGNSISREYWGELSFNGLEFGLEGPFRKGNNSSYLASYRYSFTGLLEAIGVKLKESANYQDLSFKLHFPTKKAGIFTVTGLGGFSSISLKDSNKDPKKWLFTGHGEDLLSSSRLASLGLSHIYFVNENTRFQSFLSFMTSGIETTIDTFDLTSVKPFHWAGERSRENKASASFHMRKKFSSRSSLDAGISYDLYMVSFIDSQYVHRNYIYDTDADQNTGLFRAYAGFQHRFGPKVTSSLGGHFQYFTLNNSFALEPRLSLKWDLTPVSSLSGGFGLHSQMVPAMMYFTQSPVSEGQYVMTNLDLDFMRSMHAVLGYDYLIMEYMRFKAEAYYQYLYQIPVKESIPQYSVLNEGIEYYILRYDSLVSRGSGSNYGLDLTLERFLHRNYYFLFTASLYRSYYRGYDDVERTTAFDNRYVFNAVGGYELPFGRLKNQFFILGLRATWTGGRPYLPFDPEKTVAEGQVVYDWENAYSVRFDDFIRGSLRIGYRRNVKHANIMLLFDLQYRSNYTNIDQYRIDVVTGEIVQVFSMGFYPMATWRIQF
- a CDS encoding cobalamin-dependent protein (Presence of a B(12) (cobalamin)-binding domain implies dependence on cobalamin itself, in one of its several forms, or in some unusual lineages, dependence on a cobalamin-like analog.) — translated: MIFRLIYPKWTKLESQTPFILPPLGPAAFAATLPDEVTIDFIDENLQSFSYDDPADLVGISVMITAQIRRGWEIADEYRSRGVKVIFGGVATMLHAEETIEHADSVFLGEAEGRMEAVLDDFREEQLKKLYNYLPHPPDVSLIGPARRSILNDDLYYHKGIRMVDLFQASRGCRFSCYPCAASFLGGRQFRPRPFDKVAEELDAIENNRLFLVDNSLAQDKEWEKELFRMMIPFKKNWCSHTIDDDPEILELAAQAGAWYVYQAVIDDSDYIRNRIRRYHDFGIAVEATVLLGMDNQTEDDILRLIDFLLEVDLDLAEFTVLTPFRHTKVWDDMERDGRIIDRDWNNYNAGKVVFQPLHMSPDRLQELYFYAWEKFYQHETQEQKMFKLIMRVIEKERRQGTYRMPRRDLAKMSFGKFIER
- a CDS encoding sulfotransferase translates to MHSYILTGIRMGPLMTLLRKHGFTPSPRNIGRLLFILQNAFWASFHAMREKKVYGEKLKSCTVPDDPVIIIGHWRTGSTFLHQILALDKQFVTPTFFQAVFPESFLVSERYFRPIMGALIGKRPMDNVRLGFDDAQEDEFALVKLTLDSPLLKIIFPGEPGYFINDFKDFNPEEEKKEMWKGQLTAFYTKIRRDSGRIVLLKNPAHSLRIPFLCETFPRARFIHLHRHPYKVVASSLHLWKVMARDNQLKGKPYFPELKEITEGLIKFYSVIERDLAALPDARYCEISYEALETDPVAEVKGIYKALGLEFTGNLEGRIRSFIEKTRDFKKNSYNFDDAQKAQVYHMMKKQFEHYHYKP
- a CDS encoding phosphopantetheine-binding protein: MTAVETTLLKTEIKELIIQTLNIKNIRAEQVPDSVPLFSAENILNLDSIDGIELVMAIQEKYQVRIADQNVARNVLESIDSIAEFLIKEKGL
- a CDS encoding BtrH N-terminal domain-containing protein, whose protein sequence is MNATEIPFEHKMAAHCETGTVTALLNHAGMSITEPLVFGISGGIFFGYLKSSDLPFPMFILRSKPGNIRKKISKRLGVKFHEQHFRSPEEGEAALDEAIRQGHPTAVQVDFFYMDYMADWQRVHINAHYVIVFGVNGSKYLVSDSYYKQKSVLDKQKMLTARFAGGMMAPKGYMFYTDHIPDNIDLEKPIITGIKRAAFNMTRLPVPFLGVKGIRMFARKLNEWPAIARDIEDLSDRVMKINIFMEDQGTGGGGFRYMYATFLQQAAAITKDDRLKTMSKEMMEIGDKWRNISYFAAKIGKSRDLGPERIKELSMMIYAQADEEQKFFNELYRLVK